In Meleagris gallopavo isolate NT-WF06-2002-E0010 breed Aviagen turkey brand Nicholas breeding stock chromosome 2, Turkey_5.1, whole genome shotgun sequence, the following are encoded in one genomic region:
- the POU3F2 gene encoding POU domain, class 3, transcription factor 2 — MDYEGLCCRSGPDAKGKRKVVRRCGLGAVRLPSGLGDAPSSAALSRSRPGSFALGRTLRGGCRSGENELKQKGKARFSRNSKINKRTSQTRDARKEPALSELLCPVPQPRSPAAPRPRALPEQPRRDAERGSLRKSGAAFGPTHSLIPLPSPIHSCLQSFIAKCAEPSAPRSDDLEQFAKQFKQRRIKLGFTQADVGLALGTLYGNVFSQTTICRFEALQLSFKNMCKLKPLLNKWLEEADSSSGSPTSIDKIAAQGRKRKKRTSIEVSVKGALESHFLKCPKPSAQEITSLADSLQLEKEVVRVWFCNRRQKEKRMTPPGGTLPGAEDVYGPSRDTPPHHGVQTPV; from the exons ATGGACTATGAGGGGCTCTGCTGCCGCTCCGGGCCCGATGcgaaagggaaaagaaaagtcGTTCGGAGGTGCGGGCTCGGTGCTGTGCGGCTGCCGTCGGGGCTGGGAGATGCTCCGAGCAGCGCGGCGTTAAGTCGCTCTCGGCCGGGCAGCTTTGCGCTTGGCCGCACTTTGAGGGGCGGGTGCCGTTCCGGGGAGAACGAGCTGAAGCAAAAAGGCAAAGCGCGGTTCAGCAGAAACAGTAAAATCAACAAAAGAACTTCCCAAACGCGAGACGCCAGGAAGGAGCCGGCTCTGTCCGAGCTGCTCTGCCCCGTCCCGCAGCCCCGCAGTCCCGCAGCCCCGCGGCCCCGCGCCCTACCGGAGCAGCCCCGGCGGGACGCGGAGAGAGGCTCCCTCCGAAAGTCGGGGGCCGCTTTCGGCCCGACTCATTCATTaattccccttccctccccgATTCATTCATGTCTGCAGTCATTCATTGCCAAGTGCGCGGAGCCATCGGCCCCTCG CTCGGACGACCTGGAGCAGTTCGCCAAGCAGTTCAAGCAGCGGCGGATAAAGCTGGGATTTACCCAAGCGGACGTGGGGCTGGCGCTGGGCACGCTGTACGGCAACGTCTTCTCGCAGACCACCATCTGCCGCTTCGAGgccctgcagctcagcttcAAGAACATGTGCAAGCTGAAGCCTTTGTTGAACAAGTGGTTGGAGGAGGCGGACTCCTCCTCGGGCAGCCCCACCAGCATAGACAAGATCGCGGCGCAGGGCCGCAAGCGGAAAAAGCGCACCTCCATCGAGGTGAGCGTCAAGGGCGCGCTGGAGAGCCACTTCCTCAAGTGCCCCAAGCCCTCGGCGCAGGAGATCACCTCGCTGGCGGACAGCCTTCagctggagaaggaggtggTGAGAGTGTGGTTTTGTAACAGGAGACAGAAGGAGAAGCGCATGACGCCGCCCGGGGGGACGCTGCCGGGCGCCGAGGACGTGTACGGGCCCAGCAGGGACACGCCGCCGCACCACGGGGTGCAGACCCCCGTG